The following proteins are co-located in the Leishmania panamensis strain MHOM/PA/94/PSC-1 chromosome 26 sequence genome:
- a CDS encoding hypothetical protein (TriTrypDB/GeneDB-style sysID: LpmP.26.1700) produces MASEKAVESAKMFCGPALYAASATHARVTLANVSPNADGLRLLASNGNWSEVLALAERLETEVAAKARRHPLKYATVPRSTSPPESMFLMSSKHSEEELSTTQLPPVTDVTAAAISSLGLSTDAAARSARLPYVLVQVTANLKMRRIAAAKKVIDALGDIEGEGFRHPVTRESFAPFSLRLVAAFLPLYVGAPMEAQKKLYALLEECLRHERQCSANSTVTRIPAVLGDDVANQSAASVALQRTWTQRVLRVQRVLLHVHIHLNQQSLAHRLVEQVLCSEEIWHHKFHDLSDELYQLRHTLQLQQVFCLALHVGDASHAQVTHVAMQRIAAVNGSGTSTGTSPSDAVSNTNLCKLVLLSCDAFSAVFKGEYKKAVILFHDVIDAASHMKQALSTAADGSGRDGRSSPNSDGYISENELRCWVLQDICANAQVSYTTCQAYCSDTDPATLMSTLCTTLEGYAKAEPHVLCNSDAFVESLVRFYTLSGDRKANLNRLEDLLEVFRCDRRSLPSLEALV; encoded by the coding sequence ATGGCGTCAGAGAAAGCAGTTGAGTCGGCGAAGATGTTTTGTGGGCCGGCGCTGTATGCCGCGAGTGCCACGCATGCGCGCGTTACCCTCGCCAATGTCTCACCCAACGCTGACGGACTTCGACTCCTAGCCTCGAATGGGAACTGGTCGGAGGTGTTGGCGCTGGCTGAGCGACTCGAAACAGAGGTAGCAGCCAAGgcccgccgccacccgctCAAGTATGCGACAGTGCCGCGGAGTACGTCTCCCCCCGAGTCTATGTTTCTAATGAGCTCTAAGCATTCCGAAGAAGAGCTGTCGACCACGCAGTTGCCTCCAGTGACCGATGTGACCGCTGCAGCCATCTCATCCTTGGGCCTCTCCACagacgctgcggcgcggaGTGCGCGACTTCCCTACGTGCTGGTGCAGGTGACAGCTAATTTGAAGATGCGACGGATTGCGGCTGCGAAGAAAGTAATCGATGCGCTAGGGGATattgagggggaggggtttCGTCATCCTGTCACGCGTGAGAGCTTTGCTCCCTTCTCGCTGCGACTGGTAGCAGCCTTCCTCCCGCTCTATGTCGGAGCGCCGATGGAGGCGCAGAAGAAGCTGTATGCACTACTGGAGGAGTGCCTCCGGCATGAGCGGCAGTGTAGCGCTAACAGCACTGTCACACGCATCCCCGCTGTTCTCGGCGATGACGTGGCGAATCAATCAGCGGCCTCTgtggcactgcagcgcacctGGACACAGCGAGTGCTGCGCGTGCAACGTGTACTGCTGCATGTGCACATTCACCTGAACCAGCAGTCTTTGGCTCACAGGCTCGTGGAACAGGTGTTGTGTTCCGAAGAAATTTGGCACCACAAATTCCATGACCTTTCCGATGAGCTCTATCAGCTTCGCCACACccttcagctgcagcaggtctTCTGCCTTGCTCTTCACGTCGGGGATGCCTCGCATGCACAGGTGACACACGTTGCGATGCAGCGGATTGCCGCTGTCAATGGCTCAGGAACCAGCACAGGGACGTCGCCGTCGGATGCAGTGTCCAACACGAACCTCTGCAAGCTAGTCTTGCTCTCCTGTGATGCATTCTCTGCGGTGTTCAAGGGCGAGTACAAAAAGGCTGTGATACTCTTCCACGACGTGATTGACGCGGCTTCCCACATGAAGCAGGCCTTGAGCACTGCTGCGGATGGCTCCGGCAGGGATGGACGTTCTTCTCCAAATTCTGACGGCTACATCAGCGAGAACGAACTACGCTGTTGGGTGCTTCAAGACATTTGTGCGAACGCGCAGGTGTCGTACACGACGTGCCAGGCGTACTGCAGCGACACCGACCCTGCCACGCTCATGTCCACCCTGTGCACGACGCTGGAGGGGTATGCCAAGGCAGAGCCGCATGTGCTGTGTAACTCCGATGCATTTGTGGAGAGCCTCGTGCGGTTCTACACCCTTTCCGGAGATCGCAAGGCTAATCTGAACCGGCTGGAGGATTTACTGGAGGTATTTCGTTGTGATCGCAGGTCCTTGCCGAGCCTCGAGGCGCTCGTGTAA
- a CDS encoding hypothetical protein (TriTrypDB/GeneDB-style sysID: LpmP.26.1710), which yields MLRPSRPLRRSIDGQRRESSSSQSSKGSMASQRISCRFHETSSSFATTSTASCVTAAPPGPAAVPDSEMTLAVPLPSLHSCRAGAYKVSGLRRVHSLPQGLTSSVSAADCMDNVASAVARSVKSNSDGHSGQPSSSLKVSTPHYACLQRGFDGTVRQSCVPKSGQRLFTSAELSMLRNEARQTYTHRRSMEEQKELVVAEAEARSLLAEVALDRIAAVWELHRTECEFRMRAASAAMLPVQCLEQRIRRRINEEDAQRDEQLRQEGRVAWRLQVELEKTAAADTGTREVERRAASHRFGAALTFITVQEIKLRKAVEAASAKFWGTFAQEVAEGKADAEHRALVRFLNTPEQLALAAAREQRERKRARRTARLLKLFEDQQKGFVNGCRHGTGGVSLFVGDTVKRVCGRCRVKWDEGLGYYVSIDRTVKTHPPPPPITAEADAEANTVSPVGKQPPAEVVKCGSVLPPVKKGLK from the coding sequence ATGCTCCGCCCCTCGCGGCCACTGCGCCGTTCCATCGACGGGCAGCGacgggagagcagcagcagtcagaGCTCTAAGGGATCTATGGCATCACAGCGAATAAGCTGCCGCTTCCATGAGACCTCGTCCTCGTTCGCGACAACCTCGACGGCAAGTTGTGTgactgcggcgccgccaggTCCGGCCGCAGTTCCGGACTCTGAGATGACGCTTGCCGTGCCGCTACCCTCGCTGCACTCTTGCAGAGCTGGAGCGTACAAGGTGAGTGGCCTGCGTAGAGTGCACTCCCTACCCCAGGGGCTGACGTCTTCTGTTTCTGCGGCTGATTGCATGGATAACGTTGCTTCTGCTGTGGCCCGCAGTGTCAAAAGTAACTCAGATGGGCACTCTGGGCAACCGTCTTCCTCGCTGAAAGTCTCAACGCCGCACTACGCGTGTCTGCAGAGGGGTTTTGATGGCACCGTCAGGCAATCGTGCGTGCCGAAGTCAGGCCAGCGGCTCTTCACCTCGGCTGAGCTGTCGATGCTGCGTAACGAGGCCCGGcagacgtacacacacagacggagtatggaggagcagaaggagcTCGTCGTtgcagaggcagaggcacgcTCGCTGCTGGCTGAAGTCGCGTTGGACCGCATCGCAGCGGTATGGGAGCTTCATAGGACAGAGTGTGAATTTCGAATGCgggcggcgtcggcagcaATGCTTCCGGTGCAGTGTCTTGAGCAGCGAATTCGCCGTCGCATtaacgaggaggacgcgcaGCGAGATGAGCAGCTTCGCCAGGAAGGCCGCGTCGCATGGCGGCTACAAGTGGAGCTTGAAAAGACGGCTGCAGCGGACACCGGCACGCGCGAGGTAGAACGTCGAGCGGCCAGCCATCGCTTTGGCGCAGCGCTTACGTTTATCACAGTGCAGGAGATCAAGTTGCGAAAGGCTGTAGAGGCTGCGTCAGCAAAGTTTTGGGGGACATTTGCGCAGGAGGTGGCAGAAGGCAAGGCCGACGCTGAGCACCGCGCACTGGTGCGATTCCTTAACACCCCTGAGCAGCTTGccctcgctgcggcgcgcgagCAGCGAGAGCGGAAGCGGGCGCGTCGCACAGCGAGACTACTGAAGCTATTTGAAGATCAGCAAAAGGGTTTTGTGAATGGGTGTCGGCATGGGACAGGCGGGGTATCGCTGTTTGTGGGTGACACAGTCAAGAGGGTATGTGGGCGTTGTCGTGTCAAGTGGGATGAAGGCCTTGGTTACTACGTGTCCATTGATCGCACCGTGAAGACGcacccacctccgccgccgaTTACTGCGGAAGCGGACGCAGAGGCCAATACGGTGTCACCTGTTGGGAAACAACCTCCAGCTGAGGTTGTCAAGTGCGGTAGCGTGTTGCCGCCAGTGAAGAAGGGGTTGAAATAG
- a CDS encoding hypothetical protein (TriTrypDB/GeneDB-style sysID: LpmP.26.1720) yields the protein MSAYHEIIEADKVYLEEVGMRDILQQFVADAMESHPVNVYEYMITWATKRQASSIPSPKGVAHRGDEEKCPIGGEEEEEGAAAKTQAEEEPGARDHEQHHFSSNKSSPSGAHSLNRASSVNSKAFSPVAAAKSERTEGEEGM from the coding sequence ATGAGTGCATACCACGAGATCATTGAGGCAGACAAAGTCTacctggaggaggtggggatGCGCGACATACTACAGCAGTTTGTGGCCGACGCCATGGAAAGCCACCCAGTCAACGTCTATGAGTACATGATTACGTGGGCCACAAAGAGGCAGGCGTCGTCGATTCCGTCGCCAAAGGGTGTGGCGCACCGCGGTGATGAGGAGAAGTGCCCAatagggggggaggaggaggaggagggcgctgCCGCGAAGAcgcaggcggaggaggagccagGTGCCAGAGAccacgagcagcaccactTTTCATCGAATAAAAGCTCACCATCGGGTGCTCACTCATTGAATCGCGCCAGTTCCGTAAATTCGAAAGCTTTTTCCCCCGTGGCAGCGGCCAAGTCAGAGAGgacggagggcgaggaggggatgTAG
- a CDS encoding hypothetical protein (TriTrypDB/GeneDB-style sysID: LpmP.26.1730) produces the protein MSASIFFTHEDRCTSPAREEVRCLRRFGSPPKAAADSTMKKGIGAPAECDAATAELFEESACEVRVKSTAHHGRCQPRCYIDASATLQAARSEPSSCARQNSAVDAEESALASATGAEMQDIPNEAAGGEPLHSGAGSKATPLFSKRPVLDVPPYGCCSDAGNVSSPTVAATTVNSIGCTEVLPTAAVTMWVPTQFTTAAGRAICVRERRLLTAESSYWKLLRFNPSREAIVALPSSLADKCDHDEGVVFGDSGEFSDAMLAAKRAAEQLPTGAAAALGGAIDQGSFEGVASATSPLTSTYVGYPWVHCSVRRRRATSCPERVVSSQLSL, from the coding sequence ATGTCCGCGTCTATCTTTTTCACTCATGAGGACCGTTGCACGTCACCTGCTAGGGAAGAGGTGAGGTGCCTGCGCCGTTTTGGGTCTCCTCcaaaggcagcggcggactCGACGATGAAGAAGGGGATTGGAGCGCCTGCCGAATGCgacgcagcaacagcggagCTGTTCGAGGAGAGCGCGTGCGAGGTAAGAGTGAAGTCGACTGCTCATCATGGGCGCTGTCAGCCGCGGTGCTACATTGACGCCAGTGCCACTCTGCAAGCCGCGAGGTCGGAGCCGAGCTCTTGTGCTCGCCAAAACAGCGCGGTCGACGCAGAGGAATCAGCGCTCGCATCTGCGACCGGTGCCGAGATGCAGGACATCCCCAATGAGGCTGCAGGCGGAGAGCCTTTGCACTCGGGCGCTGGGAGTAAAGCGACACCATTGTTTTCGAAACGCCCCGTGTTGGATGTCCCGCCGTATGGCTGTTGCAGCGATGCTGGGAACGTCTCTTCGCCGACTGTGGCAGCCACAACAGTCAACTCCATCGGATGCACAGAAGTCCTACCAACGGCAGCGGTCACAATGTGGGTGCCAACGCAGTTCACGACGGCTGCCGGACGAGCGATATGTGTGCGAGAAAGGCGACTCTTGACAGCCGAATCTTCCTACTGGAAGCTCCTCCGCTTCAACCCCTCGAGAGAGGCGATTGTGGCACTGCCCAGCTCTTTAGCTGACAAGTGCGATCATGACGAGGGAGTCGTCTTTGGTGATTCTGGAGAATTTTCTGACGCAATGCTCGCAGCGAAACGGGCTGCAGAGCAGTTGCccactggcgctgctgctgcacttgGCGGCGCTATCGATCAGGGATCTTTCGAGGGCGTAGCGAGTGCCACGTCACCTTTGACATCAACTTATGTTGGCTACCCGTGGGTGCATTGTTCTGTGCGACGCCGACGCGCTACATCGTGTCCGGAGCGCGTTGTCAGCTCGCAGCTATCTCTCTGA
- a CDS encoding hypothetical protein (TriTrypDB/GeneDB-style sysID: LpmP.26.1740), with protein sequence MKSTPTSASLPVAQSRSSDTRDVLQEALTNFVTDSMYDRPQIILEYMTSWARKQLLQQEGRGAAVAVTRKVSRLSITPTTGDAVTQAVAFCETSNEADPVEEAEAANRLRKLAEHRQKQYGDIAQGCLDQYLISLEDSDGDVFYISQLRRKMDESRLQARSARTDTAVVAAQLKAIEEGEGSMTDKVLEQAALLYEYEQRWAHEKPKRNHA encoded by the coding sequence ATGAAGTCGACGCCTACTTCGGCTTCGTTGCCGGTGGCTCAGTCGCGCTCCTCCGACACTCGCGATGTGTTGCAGGAGGCACTCACAAACTTTGTGACGGACAGTATGTACGACAGACCTCAGATCATTCTCGAGTACATGACATCATGGGCCcgcaagcagctgctccagcaggagggaaggggggcggcggtAGCTGTGACCAGGAAGGTGTCGCGTTTGTCTATCACCCCCACTACCGGCGATGCGGTGACACAGGCAGTGGCCTTCTGTGAGACTTCCAACGAAGCCGAtccggtggaggaggcggaggcggcgaacCGGCTGCGTAAACTCGCGGAGCACCGCCAAAAACAATACGGAGACATAGCGCAGGGTTGCCTTGATCAATACCTCATCTCGCTCGAAGACAGCGACGGGGACGTGTTCTACATAAGCCAACTCCGGCGCAAGATGGACGAGTCTCGCCTGCAGGCGAGGAGCGCGCGGACTGACACCGCTGTCGTtgcagcgcagctgaagGCAATCGAAGAAGGTGAGGGGTCAATGACGGATAAGGTGCtcgagcaggcggcgctcctcTACGAGTACGAGCAGCGATGGGCGCATGAGAAACCGAAGAGAAACCATGCCTGA
- a CDS encoding hypothetical protein (TriTrypDB/GeneDB-style sysID: LpmP.26.1750): MSRRQHGGPKSANPEQQLRQEATVFLSPDVEKELAQILQRRDSVEKALQRMDVEVYDLETAFLKHCVSHGGSLFDGFGLERRENAHRNPVAVLTPLATSSSSIGRGGGVISLPRFDAISTSAPGSPLLSTIANGEHARKYRVLSSCFGVGGIGGESNGSAAPGLAVTSHSPTSLKTLASVAPPTASAAVFQIGSKGSSAPAFHYRIHFFSPSERVFSACSVGALSRVEIAKSTLAGSRGVSTSTWSTTVAAERRGGGLGKCDRGGSADRLRGGRGGGTSLSRAFGKQPNAAPLRRHQRDANDEVDDVDDSVAGSGSGDRRRRRRHTE, translated from the coding sequence ATGAGTCGCCGCCAGCATGGCGGGCCCAAATCTGCCAAcccagagcagcagctgcgccaggagGCGACCGTCTTTCTGTCCCCTGATGTGGAGAAGGAGCTCGCACAAATTCTGCAGCGGCGTGATagtgtggagaaggcgctgcagcgcatggaCGTGGAGGTGTATGACTTAGAGACCGCATTCCTCAAGCATTGTGTGTCGCATGGCGGCTCGCTCTTCGATGGCTTCGGTCTTGAGCGCCGCGAGAACGCACACCGCAATCCTGTGGCCGTCCTCACCCCACTCGCAACCTCATCGTCTTCTATTGGAAGAGGCGGGGGTGTAATTTCGCTGCCCAGATTTGACGCCATTTCCACTTCTGCGCCGGGTTctccgctgctctccacGATTGCAAACGGCGAACACGCGCGCAAGTATCGTGTCCTCTCCAGCTGCTTCGGAGTCGGTGGCATTGGCGGAGaaagcaacggcagcgcagccccAGGCCTGGCCGTCACCTCTCACTCTCCGACATCGCTGAAAACCCTTGCCAGCGTTGCACCACCTACAGCTTCCGCGGCCGTCTTTCAGATCGGTAGCAAAGGGTCGTCAGCACCTGCGTTTCACTACCGCATCCACTTCTTTAGCCCCAGCGAGCGTGTGTTCTCCGCTTGCTCTGTCGGGGCGCTGAGCCGCGTGGAGATAGCCAAGTCGACTCTCGCTGGCTCGAGGGGTGTGTCGACTTCGACATGGTCGACAACTGTTGCTGCAGAAAGGCGCGGTGGAGGCTTGGGAAAGTGTGACCGTGGTGGTAGTGCAGACAGGCtcagaggcggcagaggtggtggtacATCGCTTTCGAGAGCATTCGGCAAACAACCCAACGCGGCACCGTTACGGCGGCACCAACGAGACGCGAATGACGAAGTGGATGATGTTGATGACAGTGTTGcggggagcggcagcggtgaccgtcgtcgacgacggcgacacaCCGAGTAA